The following are encoded in a window of Astyanax mexicanus isolate ESR-SI-001 chromosome 6, AstMex3_surface, whole genome shotgun sequence genomic DNA:
- the LOC103045047 gene encoding sialidase: MMKDTSLYWIIGLLMSFSGGVLPNVTVAPEGHEQDMNRTEGHEMSAFFVCIKITNRNYSESLTNQISQEYTVLRREVENLFDDTYSHVSDIQFTRISEVTFSNGSVIANSTALFDTNQINGDIVRDIFVSNYKRFPSRTLELNISYTEGLEPVRTSVPVEIRSDKTTHTSTTSISPSTHSSTTHSTTESSTHSTPHTTPHFSTHSTDHTTTHSSTHTTDHTTTHSSTHTTDHTTTHSSTHSNDHTTTHSSTHTTDHTTPHSSTHTTDHTTPHSSTHSTDHTTPHSSTHTTDHTTPHSSAEPYTHSPTGSSHTVSEHITSPTTTKNETHTSNGTIVHPADNSTVPHNGTDNGNAGEHTSSTASTHSPANPTKTEKPSGPEVSTTTRSTTADSAAEKGVPGWGVALLVLAAIILFLLLLLFILLLLCWCCWWRRSGFMNVTDPDPPGYYNPDIPLYSTHSTFDTYNGKSSDSESDKPQKNRTGMYVVNK, from the exons ATGATGAAGGACACGTCTCTCTATTGGATTATTGGGTTGCTAATGTCTTTTTCGG GAGGGGTTTTGCCCAATGTCACGGTAGCTCCTGAAGGACATGAACAGGACATGAACAGGACTGAAGGACATGAAATGTCTGCCTTTTTTGTTTGCATCAAAATAACCAACCGGAATTACAGTGAATCACTCACCAACCAGATCTCACAGGAGTACACGGTACTGCGGCGTGAAGTGGAGAATTTG TTCGATGATACCTACAGCCATGTATCAGACATTCAGTTCACACGGATTTCAGAAGTTACCTTCAG CAATGGATCTGTGATCGCCAACAGCACAGCATTGTTCGACACTAACCAAATCAATGGAGACATAGTGAGAGACATCTTTGTGTCAAATTACAAACGCTTTCCGTCCAGGACGCTGGAACTGAACATCAGCTACACTGAAG GTTTAGAACCAGTGCGTACCTCAGTTCCTGTGGAGATACGTAGTGACAAAACTACACACACTTCTACCACCAGCATTTCACCATCTACACACTCCTCCACAACACACTCTACCACAGAGTCCTCCACTCATTCAACCCCTCATACCACCCCACACTTCTCCACACACTCCACTGATCATACCACCACACACTCGTCCACACACACCACTGATCATACCACCACACACTCGTCCACACACACCACTGACCATAccaccacacactcctccacacacTCCAATGATCATACCACCAcacactcctcaacacacacCACTGATCATACCaccccacactcctccacacacaccACTGATCATACCaccccacactcctccacacactccactgatcataccaccccacactcctccacacacaccACTGATCATACCACCCCACACTCCTCCGCAGAgccctacacacactctcctacaGGTTCAAGTCACACAGTCTCTGAACACATCACTTCTCCAACCACAACAAAAAATGAAACCCACACCAGCAACGGCACGATTGTTCATCCAGCGGACAATTCCACCGTTCCTCACAATGGAACTGATAACGGCAATGCTGGAGAGCACACCAGCTCAACAGCTTCCACTCACTCCCCTGCAAATCCTACAAAAACTGAGAAGCCTTCAGGCCCCGAAGTGTCAACCACAACCCGCTCAACCACTGCAGACTCAGCAGCAGAGAAAGGTGTACCCGGATGGGGCGTGGCCCTGCTGGTGCTGGCGGCCATCatactcttcctcctcctcctcctcttcatacTGCTG CTGCTGTGTTGGTGCTGTTGGTGGAGACGGAGTGGCTTCATGAACGTGACTGATCCAGACCCTCCGGGCTACTATAACCCTGACATTCCGTTGTACTCCACTCACAGCACGTTTGACACGTACAACGGCAAATCATCG GACTCAGAGTCAGACAAACCTCAGAAGAATCGGACTGGGATGTATGTGGTGAACAAATGA